One window of Mus caroli chromosome 11, CAROLI_EIJ_v1.1, whole genome shotgun sequence genomic DNA carries:
- the Tbrg4 gene encoding FAST kinase domain-containing protein 4 isoform X3 codes for MTKGMLLDLAYAYGKLSFHQTQVSQRLAADLLPFIPSMTPGEVARCAKSFAFLKWLNLPLFEAFTQHLLSRVQDVSLSHVCSVLLAFARLNFHPEQEEDQFFSMVHEKLDSALGSLEPALQVDLVWALCVLQHVHETELHTVLHPGLHVRFLESKSPKDQSTFQKLVHINTTALLEHPEYKGPFLPASAVAPISSPSNKKMTPLQKELQETLKALLGNTDKGSLEVATQYGWVLDAEVLLDADGHFLPLRNFVAPHLAQPVGNQPLPPGAKRIAFLRWEFPNFNSRSKDLLGRFVLARRHVLAAGFLVVDVPYYEWLDLKSEWQKSAYLKDKMRKAMAEELAK; via the exons ATGACAAAAGGCATGCTCCTGGACCTGGCCTACGCCTATG GGAAGCTCAGTTTCCACCAAACCCAAGTGTCCCAGCGCCTGGCTGCTGACCTCCTGCCCTTCATTCCCAGCATGACGCCTGGAGAGGTGGCCCGCTGCGCCAAGTCCTTTGCCTTCCTCAAGTGGCTCAACCTGCCTTTGTTTGAAGCCTTTACTCAG CACCTCCTCAGCAGAGTGCAGGATGTCTCCCTGTCCCATGTGTGCAGTGTTCTTCTTGCCTTTGCCCGACTGAACTTTCATCCTGAACAAGAAGAGGATCAGTTCTTCAGCATG GTGCATGAGAAGCTGGACTCCGCGCTGGGGAGCCTGGAGCCAGCCCTGCAGGTGGACCTGGTGTGGGCACTGTGTGTGCTGCAGCACGTGCACGAGACAGAGCTGCACACAGTTCTCCATCCTGGACTCCACGTGCGCTTTCTAG agaGCAAGTCTCCAAAGGACCAGAGTACCTTCCAGAAATTGGTCCACATCAACACCACCGCCCTGCTGGAGCACCCTGAATATAAAGGCCCTTTCCTGCCAGCCTCAGCTGTAGCCCCCATCTCCTCACcctctaataaaaaaatgacacCCCTACAGAAGGAGCTGCAGGAGACACTGAAGGCACTGCTGGGGAACACTGACAAGGGCAGCCTGGAGGTGGCCACACAGTATGGCTGGGTGCTGG ATGCAGAGGTGCTCCTGGATGCCGACGGCCACTTCCTGCCCCTAAGAAACTTCGTTGCTCCTCACCTTGCCCAGCCAGTGGGGAACCAGCCATTGCCCCCAGGAGCTAAAAG GATCGCTTTCCTGCGCTGGGAGTTCCCCAACTTcaacagcaggagcaaggacttGCTGGGCCGTTTTGTCCTGGCCCGGCGACATGTGCTGGCTGCAGGCTTCCTGGTAGTAGAC GTCCCATATTATGAATGGCTGGAT
- the Tbrg4 gene encoding FAST kinase domain-containing protein 4 isoform X1, which yields MEVSEGDRRSSLASWRDWASERLWSHLLGVFPPSLPLPCIMAVRLMKRCTCLLREATRLVPTVAPVGRLRLAGVSCKTLTSSVSSPSSGSLTELLGKEQVFTPYPEHQEVDFLIEKASRPEQLLELLGADHSLHHNHAALILIRLSYLLSEKPKEKALLAEDARFQRLVKLVDSQITSVWHGTLVKLLRSLYTLVLPQISKELQSVEQEVRWRLRRLKYKHLVFLAESCASFMKEQHSKELLAELLMHLERRWTEISDSRTLVTLMTMAGHLSESLMNHLEDKCLELVEQFGPDELRKVLVTLAAQSRRSVPLLRAISYHLVQKPFPMTKGMLLDLAYAYGKLSFHQTQVSQRLAADLLPFIPSMTPGEVARCAKSFAFLKWLNLPLFEAFTQHLLSRVQDVSLSHVCSVLLAFARLNFHPEQEEDQFFSMVHEKLDSALGSLEPALQVDLVWALCVLQHVHETELHTVLHPGLHVRFLESKSPKDQSTFQKLVHINTTALLEHPEYKGPFLPASAVAPISSPSNKKMTPLQKELQETLKALLGNTDKGSLEVATQYGWVLDAEVLLDADGHFLPLRNFVAPHLAQPVGNQPLPPGAKRIAFLRWEFPNFNSRSKDLLGRFVLARRHVLAAGFLVVDVPYYEWLDLKSEWQKSAYLKDKMRKAMAEELAK from the exons ATGGAGGTCAGTGAGGGTGATCGCCGCAGCAGTCTGGCGTCCTGGAGAGACTGGGCTTCTGAAC gACTTTGGAGTCACCTACTAggagtcttccctccctccctccctcttccctgcatCATGGCCGTTCGCCTGATGAAGCGGTGTACCTGCCTGCTTCGAGAGGCTACCCGCCTAGTTCCTACTGTTGCCCCAGTTGGCCGACTGAGACTTGCTGGAGTGTCCTGCAAGACTTTGACGTCCTCTGTCAGTTCCCCCTCCTCAGGCTCCTTGACGGAGCTGTTGGGGAAAGAGCAGGTGTTTACTCCGTACCCAGAGCACCAAGAGGTGGACTTCCTCATTGAGAAAGCCTCCAGACCAGAGCAGCTGCTGGAGCTGCTGGGTGCTGACCACAGCCTGCACCACAATCACGCGGCCCTCATCCTCATCCGCCTGTCCTACCTGCTGTCTGAGAAGCCAAAGGAAAAGGCCTTGCTTGCAGAGGATGCTCGCTTTCAGCGACTTGTCAAGCTAGTTGACAGTCAG ATAACTTCTGTCTGGCATGGGACCCTTGTGAAGCTGCTGCGGAGCCTGTACACACTAGTGCTTCCTCAGATCTCCAAGGAGCTGCAGTCAGTGGAGCAGGAAGTGCGCTGGCGTCTGCGGAGGCTCAAGTACAAGCACTTGGTCTTCCTGGCTGAGTCCTGTGCCTCCTTCATGAAGGAGCAACACTCGAAGGAACTGCTGGCCGAGCTGCTAATGCACCTGGAGAGGCGCTGGACAGAGATCAGCGACAGCCGTACACTGGTGACCTTGATGACAATGGCAGGGCACCTCTCAGAGTCACTCATGAACCACCTAGAAGACAAG TGCCTGGAGCTGGTGGAGCAGTTTGGCCCTGATGAGCTGCGGAAGGTGCTAGTGACGCTGGCAGCACAGAGCCGGCGGTCGGTGCCCTTGCTGCGGGCCATCTCCTACCACCTGGTACAGAAGCCCTTCCCGATGACAAAAGGCATGCTCCTGGACCTGGCCTACGCCTATG GGAAGCTCAGTTTCCACCAAACCCAAGTGTCCCAGCGCCTGGCTGCTGACCTCCTGCCCTTCATTCCCAGCATGACGCCTGGAGAGGTGGCCCGCTGCGCCAAGTCCTTTGCCTTCCTCAAGTGGCTCAACCTGCCTTTGTTTGAAGCCTTTACTCAG CACCTCCTCAGCAGAGTGCAGGATGTCTCCCTGTCCCATGTGTGCAGTGTTCTTCTTGCCTTTGCCCGACTGAACTTTCATCCTGAACAAGAAGAGGATCAGTTCTTCAGCATG GTGCATGAGAAGCTGGACTCCGCGCTGGGGAGCCTGGAGCCAGCCCTGCAGGTGGACCTGGTGTGGGCACTGTGTGTGCTGCAGCACGTGCACGAGACAGAGCTGCACACAGTTCTCCATCCTGGACTCCACGTGCGCTTTCTAG agaGCAAGTCTCCAAAGGACCAGAGTACCTTCCAGAAATTGGTCCACATCAACACCACCGCCCTGCTGGAGCACCCTGAATATAAAGGCCCTTTCCTGCCAGCCTCAGCTGTAGCCCCCATCTCCTCACcctctaataaaaaaatgacacCCCTACAGAAGGAGCTGCAGGAGACACTGAAGGCACTGCTGGGGAACACTGACAAGGGCAGCCTGGAGGTGGCCACACAGTATGGCTGGGTGCTGG ATGCAGAGGTGCTCCTGGATGCCGACGGCCACTTCCTGCCCCTAAGAAACTTCGTTGCTCCTCACCTTGCCCAGCCAGTGGGGAACCAGCCATTGCCCCCAGGAGCTAAAAG GATCGCTTTCCTGCGCTGGGAGTTCCCCAACTTcaacagcaggagcaaggacttGCTGGGCCGTTTTGTCCTGGCCCGGCGACATGTGCTGGCTGCAGGCTTCCTGGTAGTAGAC GTCCCATATTATGAATGGCTGGAT
- the Tbrg4 gene encoding FAST kinase domain-containing protein 4 isoform X2: MAVRLMKRCTCLLREATRLVPTVAPVGRLRLAGVSCKTLTSSVSSPSSGSLTELLGKEQVFTPYPEHQEVDFLIEKASRPEQLLELLGADHSLHHNHAALILIRLSYLLSEKPKEKALLAEDARFQRLVKLVDSQITSVWHGTLVKLLRSLYTLVLPQISKELQSVEQEVRWRLRRLKYKHLVFLAESCASFMKEQHSKELLAELLMHLERRWTEISDSRTLVTLMTMAGHLSESLMNHLEDKCLELVEQFGPDELRKVLVTLAAQSRRSVPLLRAISYHLVQKPFPMTKGMLLDLAYAYGKLSFHQTQVSQRLAADLLPFIPSMTPGEVARCAKSFAFLKWLNLPLFEAFTQHLLSRVQDVSLSHVCSVLLAFARLNFHPEQEEDQFFSMVHEKLDSALGSLEPALQVDLVWALCVLQHVHETELHTVLHPGLHVRFLESKSPKDQSTFQKLVHINTTALLEHPEYKGPFLPASAVAPISSPSNKKMTPLQKELQETLKALLGNTDKGSLEVATQYGWVLDAEVLLDADGHFLPLRNFVAPHLAQPVGNQPLPPGAKRIAFLRWEFPNFNSRSKDLLGRFVLARRHVLAAGFLVVDVPYYEWLDLKSEWQKSAYLKDKMRKAMAEELAK, encoded by the exons ATGGCCGTTCGCCTGATGAAGCGGTGTACCTGCCTGCTTCGAGAGGCTACCCGCCTAGTTCCTACTGTTGCCCCAGTTGGCCGACTGAGACTTGCTGGAGTGTCCTGCAAGACTTTGACGTCCTCTGTCAGTTCCCCCTCCTCAGGCTCCTTGACGGAGCTGTTGGGGAAAGAGCAGGTGTTTACTCCGTACCCAGAGCACCAAGAGGTGGACTTCCTCATTGAGAAAGCCTCCAGACCAGAGCAGCTGCTGGAGCTGCTGGGTGCTGACCACAGCCTGCACCACAATCACGCGGCCCTCATCCTCATCCGCCTGTCCTACCTGCTGTCTGAGAAGCCAAAGGAAAAGGCCTTGCTTGCAGAGGATGCTCGCTTTCAGCGACTTGTCAAGCTAGTTGACAGTCAG ATAACTTCTGTCTGGCATGGGACCCTTGTGAAGCTGCTGCGGAGCCTGTACACACTAGTGCTTCCTCAGATCTCCAAGGAGCTGCAGTCAGTGGAGCAGGAAGTGCGCTGGCGTCTGCGGAGGCTCAAGTACAAGCACTTGGTCTTCCTGGCTGAGTCCTGTGCCTCCTTCATGAAGGAGCAACACTCGAAGGAACTGCTGGCCGAGCTGCTAATGCACCTGGAGAGGCGCTGGACAGAGATCAGCGACAGCCGTACACTGGTGACCTTGATGACAATGGCAGGGCACCTCTCAGAGTCACTCATGAACCACCTAGAAGACAAG TGCCTGGAGCTGGTGGAGCAGTTTGGCCCTGATGAGCTGCGGAAGGTGCTAGTGACGCTGGCAGCACAGAGCCGGCGGTCGGTGCCCTTGCTGCGGGCCATCTCCTACCACCTGGTACAGAAGCCCTTCCCGATGACAAAAGGCATGCTCCTGGACCTGGCCTACGCCTATG GGAAGCTCAGTTTCCACCAAACCCAAGTGTCCCAGCGCCTGGCTGCTGACCTCCTGCCCTTCATTCCCAGCATGACGCCTGGAGAGGTGGCCCGCTGCGCCAAGTCCTTTGCCTTCCTCAAGTGGCTCAACCTGCCTTTGTTTGAAGCCTTTACTCAG CACCTCCTCAGCAGAGTGCAGGATGTCTCCCTGTCCCATGTGTGCAGTGTTCTTCTTGCCTTTGCCCGACTGAACTTTCATCCTGAACAAGAAGAGGATCAGTTCTTCAGCATG GTGCATGAGAAGCTGGACTCCGCGCTGGGGAGCCTGGAGCCAGCCCTGCAGGTGGACCTGGTGTGGGCACTGTGTGTGCTGCAGCACGTGCACGAGACAGAGCTGCACACAGTTCTCCATCCTGGACTCCACGTGCGCTTTCTAG agaGCAAGTCTCCAAAGGACCAGAGTACCTTCCAGAAATTGGTCCACATCAACACCACCGCCCTGCTGGAGCACCCTGAATATAAAGGCCCTTTCCTGCCAGCCTCAGCTGTAGCCCCCATCTCCTCACcctctaataaaaaaatgacacCCCTACAGAAGGAGCTGCAGGAGACACTGAAGGCACTGCTGGGGAACACTGACAAGGGCAGCCTGGAGGTGGCCACACAGTATGGCTGGGTGCTGG ATGCAGAGGTGCTCCTGGATGCCGACGGCCACTTCCTGCCCCTAAGAAACTTCGTTGCTCCTCACCTTGCCCAGCCAGTGGGGAACCAGCCATTGCCCCCAGGAGCTAAAAG GATCGCTTTCCTGCGCTGGGAGTTCCCCAACTTcaacagcaggagcaaggacttGCTGGGCCGTTTTGTCCTGGCCCGGCGACATGTGCTGGCTGCAGGCTTCCTGGTAGTAGAC GTCCCATATTATGAATGGCTGGAT